A single Comamonas sp. NLF-1-9 DNA region contains:
- a CDS encoding sulfurtransferase has translation MKYWLFAFLLWCGAALAAQPLLGSDELEPMLSAPELRIVDIRDAQSFAGGHIEGALNAPYNEWLGPPENFGILPPAQDMAALVQRLALTPDSHAVVVSAGSDGTDFGAAARVYWMLKSLGVKQLSILDGGMQSWDFDGMATTKAVSAPAPSEWQPQWSPRWSATRDEVLAHVQKGDAVLLDVRPQNFYLGQFKAPMARMPGTIPGALQQDFTRWVQNGSALSVAPEQARRLAQEIRRPDGQDLVLFCNTGVWSALVWFEMHEILGMKDVKIYPGSMVDWVQAVPMLPTLNAPSRSEQIVQAFAQAWKNLKK, from the coding sequence ATGAAGTATTGGCTGTTTGCCTTCTTGCTGTGGTGCGGTGCGGCGCTGGCCGCGCAGCCCTTGCTCGGCTCGGACGAGCTTGAGCCGATGCTGTCCGCGCCCGAACTGCGCATCGTCGATATCCGCGACGCGCAGAGCTTTGCCGGCGGCCACATCGAGGGCGCGCTCAACGCCCCCTACAACGAATGGCTGGGCCCGCCGGAGAACTTCGGCATTCTGCCCCCGGCGCAAGACATGGCGGCGCTGGTGCAGCGCCTGGCGCTCACGCCCGACAGCCATGCGGTCGTGGTGTCCGCCGGCAGCGACGGCACCGACTTCGGCGCCGCTGCGCGGGTGTACTGGATGCTCAAGTCCCTGGGCGTGAAGCAGTTGTCCATCCTGGACGGCGGCATGCAGTCCTGGGATTTCGACGGCATGGCGACTACGAAGGCCGTGAGCGCGCCCGCGCCCAGCGAGTGGCAGCCGCAATGGAGCCCGCGCTGGAGCGCCACGCGCGATGAGGTGCTGGCGCATGTGCAAAAGGGCGATGCGGTGCTGCTGGACGTGCGCCCGCAGAATTTCTACCTCGGCCAGTTCAAGGCGCCGATGGCGCGCATGCCCGGCACCATCCCCGGCGCGCTGCAGCAGGACTTCACGCGCTGGGTGCAAAACGGCTCGGCCCTGTCGGTTGCGCCCGAGCAGGCGCGCCGCCTGGCGCAGGAGATAAGACGCCCCGATGGGCAAGACCTGGTGCTGTTTTGCAATACCGGCGTATGGTCCGCGCTGGTGTGGTTCGAGATGCATGAAATCCTCGGCATGAAGGACGTGAAGATCTACCCCGGCTCCATGGTGGATTGGGTGCAGGCCGTGCCCATGCTGCCCACGCTCAACGCGCCCAGCCGCAGCGAGCAGATCGTGCAAGCGTTTGCACAGGCGTGGAAGAACCTGAAGAAATGA
- a CDS encoding DNA gyrase inhibitor YacG encodes MTEKPEEPVGTPVTVPCPTCGQPSVFAPGNRYRPFCSQRCRQIDLGAWAAEEFRVPSDTPPDEAPFGDPKQLP; translated from the coding sequence ATGACTGAAAAGCCTGAAGAACCCGTCGGCACGCCGGTCACCGTGCCCTGCCCCACCTGCGGCCAGCCCAGCGTGTTTGCCCCGGGCAACCGCTACCGGCCGTTTTGCAGCCAGCGCTGCCGCCAGATCGACCTGGGCGCCTGGGCCGCGGAGGAATTTCGCGTCCCGAGCGATACCCCGCCCGACGAGGCGCCGTTTGGCGATCCGAAGCAACTGCCCTGA
- a CDS encoding NUDIX domain-containing protein, whose product MLLTSRPEGKPYALYWEFPGGKLEAGESVEQALRRELQEELGITIAAAHPWQVTEHDYPHALVRLHWCKVFDWQGELQMREGQRMAWQSWPPTVRPLLPGAFPVLQMLAQEWGLPFDARALGA is encoded by the coding sequence ATGCTGCTTACCAGCCGCCCCGAAGGCAAACCCTATGCACTCTACTGGGAGTTTCCCGGCGGCAAGCTGGAGGCGGGCGAGAGCGTGGAGCAGGCGCTGCGCCGCGAGCTGCAGGAGGAACTGGGCATCACCATCGCCGCCGCTCACCCCTGGCAGGTGACCGAGCACGACTACCCGCACGCGCTCGTGCGCCTGCACTGGTGCAAGGTGTTCGACTGGCAGGGCGAGCTGCAGATGCGCGAAGGCCAGCGAATGGCCTGGCAGAGCTGGCCGCCCACCGTGCGCCCCTTGCTGCCCGGGGCCTTCCCGGTGCTGCAGATGCTGGCGCAGGAATGGGGTCTGCCCTTCGATGCGCGGGCGCTGGGGGCTTGA
- a CDS encoding ATP-binding protein, translating into MNDKLDLLLERANQLITRIEAILPRPLAAPDWDGAIAWRYRRRASGGSALEPVRHIAAMQLDDLKEVEPQKEKLRRNTEQFVAGKPANNVLLTGARGTGKSSLIRACLQAYAPRGLRLIEVDKSDLTDLPDIVEIVAARPEKFIIFSDDLSFDEGEPGYKALKSILDGSVAASTPNVLIYATSNRRHLLPEYMKENLSYQHSEDGELHPGEVVEEKISLSERFGLWLSFYPFNQDEYLAIAGQWLAHFGVAPADIEAARPQALLWALERGSRSGRVAWQFARDYAGRTAA; encoded by the coding sequence ATGAACGATAAACTGGATTTGCTGCTGGAGCGTGCCAACCAGCTCATCACGCGCATCGAGGCCATCTTGCCGCGGCCGCTTGCCGCACCCGACTGGGACGGCGCCATCGCCTGGCGCTACCGGCGCCGCGCCAGCGGCGGCAGCGCGCTGGAGCCGGTGCGCCACATTGCCGCGATGCAGCTCGACGACCTCAAGGAGGTCGAGCCGCAGAAGGAAAAACTGCGGCGCAACACCGAGCAGTTCGTCGCCGGCAAGCCGGCCAACAACGTGCTGCTGACCGGCGCGCGCGGCACCGGCAAGTCCTCGCTCATCCGTGCTTGCCTGCAGGCCTACGCGCCCCGGGGGCTGCGCCTGATCGAGGTGGACAAGAGCGACCTCACCGATCTGCCCGATATCGTCGAGATCGTGGCCGCGCGGCCGGAAAAATTCATCATCTTCAGCGACGACCTGAGCTTTGACGAGGGAGAGCCGGGCTACAAGGCGCTCAAGAGCATTCTGGACGGCTCGGTGGCTGCGTCCACGCCCAATGTGCTGATCTACGCCACCAGCAACCGCCGCCATCTGCTGCCCGAATACATGAAGGAGAACCTGAGCTACCAGCACTCCGAGGACGGCGAGCTGCATCCCGGCGAGGTGGTCGAGGAAAAGATTTCGCTCTCCGAGCGCTTTGGCCTGTGGCTGAGCTTTTATCCTTTCAACCAGGACGAATACCTCGCGATCGCGGGCCAGTGGCTTGCGCACTTTGGCGTCGCGCCGGCGGACATCGAGGCGGCGCGGCCGCAGGCGCTCTTGTGGGCGCTGGAACGTGGTTCACGCAGCGGCCGCGTGGCCTGGCAGTTCGCCCGCGATTACGCCGGGCGCACGGCGGCGTGA
- the argJ gene encoding bifunctional glutamate N-acetyltransferase/amino-acid acetyltransferase ArgJ, with protein MPVNLQAPLAEHLHPVDGLRLGSTEAGVRKPGRKDLTVLLLDEGAAVAGVFTQNRFCAAPVQVCREHLAAGSDVRALLINTGVANAGTGEQGLLDARKSCAQLAWQLGVQPQQVLPFSTGVIMEPLPLERILAGMPAAVSDAQPQHWLRAAQAIMTTDTVPKACSTQTTIAGTTVHVTGMAKGAGMIHPNMATMLGFVATDANIAPELLRVAVHELAEQSFNRVTVDGDTSTNDSFILMATRKAKHAPITALDSDEGQALMAALRSVAQQLAQAIVRDGEGATKFITVRVEQGADTAECLKVAYAIAHSPLVKTAFFASDPNLGRILAAVGYAGIADLDQTRIELYLDEVHVATRGGRNPAYREEDGQRVMQQSEITVRVLLGRGSAQDSVWTCDLSHDYVTINADYRS; from the coding sequence ATGCCCGTCAATCTTCAGGCCCCGCTGGCCGAACACCTGCACCCCGTGGACGGCCTGCGCCTGGGCAGCACCGAAGCCGGCGTGCGCAAGCCCGGGCGCAAAGACCTTACCGTCTTGCTGCTCGATGAAGGGGCGGCGGTGGCGGGCGTGTTCACGCAAAACCGCTTTTGCGCCGCGCCCGTGCAGGTCTGTCGTGAGCACCTGGCTGCGGGCAGCGACGTGCGCGCGCTGCTGATCAACACCGGCGTGGCCAACGCCGGCACCGGCGAGCAAGGTCTGCTCGATGCACGCAAGAGCTGCGCGCAACTGGCCTGGCAACTGGGCGTGCAGCCCCAGCAGGTGCTGCCGTTTTCCACCGGGGTGATCATGGAGCCGCTGCCGCTTGAGCGCATCCTCGCCGGCATGCCGGCGGCGGTTTCCGATGCGCAGCCGCAGCACTGGCTGCGCGCCGCCCAGGCCATCATGACGACGGACACCGTGCCCAAGGCCTGCAGCACGCAGACCACGATCGCCGGCACGACGGTGCACGTCACCGGCATGGCCAAGGGCGCGGGCATGATCCACCCGAACATGGCGACCATGCTGGGCTTTGTCGCTACCGACGCGAACATCGCCCCCGAGCTGCTGCGCGTCGCCGTGCACGAGCTGGCCGAGCAGTCCTTCAACCGCGTGACGGTCGATGGCGACACCTCGACCAACGACTCCTTCATCCTGATGGCCACGCGCAAGGCGAAGCACGCGCCGATCACCGCGCTGGACAGCGATGAGGGCCAGGCCTTGATGGCGGCGCTGCGCAGCGTGGCGCAGCAACTGGCGCAGGCCATCGTGCGCGACGGCGAGGGCGCAACCAAATTCATCACCGTGCGCGTGGAGCAGGGCGCGGACACCGCGGAATGCCTGAAAGTGGCCTACGCCATCGCGCATTCACCTCTGGTCAAGACCGCCTTCTTTGCCAGCGACCCCAACCTCGGGCGCATCCTGGCGGCCGTCGGCTACGCCGGCATTGCGGACCTGGACCAGACGAGGATAGAGCTCTACCTGGACGAGGTGCACGTGGCCACGCGCGGCGGGCGCAACCCGGCCTATCGCGAGGAAGACGGCCAGCGCGTGATGCAGCAAAGCGAGATCACGGTGCGCGTGCTGCTCGGGCGCGGCAGCGCGCAAGACAGCGTCTGGACCTGCGACCTGAGCCACGACTACGTCACCATCAACGCCGACTACAGGTCCTGA
- the secA gene encoding preprotein translocase subunit SecA — translation MGTNFFTKLLGSRNDRLLKQYRKSVRRINAMEADYEKLSEQELRGKTQEFRDRLAKGETLDDLLPEAFAVVREASKRVMKMRHFDVQLIGGMVLHYGKIAEMRTGEGKTLTATLAVYLNALAGKGVHVVTVNDYLASRDAQWMGRLYNYLGLTVGINLPQMPREEKQAAYNADITYGTNNEYGFDYLRDNMVYEGRDRVQRPLNYAIVDEVDSILIDEARTPLIISGQAEDQTATYLAMNKVVPLLKRQEGEANARTGEGVITPGDFTVDEKQRQVTLTEQGFESAERILASQGLIPEGQSLYAAANISLVHHLYAALRAHHLFNRDEHYVVQDGEVMIVDEFTGRLMAGRRWSEGLHQAVEAKEGVNIQAENQTLASITFQNYFRLYAKLSGMTGTADTEAYEFQDIYGLETVIIPPNKPSRRDDQLDRVYKTTREKYEAAIADIRECYERGQPVLVGTSSIENSEIIDELLTKAGLPHQVLNAKQHEREAEIIAQAGHTKSITIATNMAGRGTDIVLGGNIDKSIAALQADESLSQSERERKIEELRAQWKADNEKVMALGGLRIIATERHESRRIDNQLRGRSGRQGDPGSSRFYLSLDDPLMRIFAGDRVKAIMERLKMPDGEAIEAGMVSRSIESAQRKVEGRNFDMRKQLLEYDDVSNEQRKVIYRQRNEILDAADLSDMIAAMRDACMSDVVRLYVPAESVEEQWDLPGLEKDLASNWQLNVPLVQQVQASEVLSDEDIVEQVVDAARASFEAKVALVGKENFHQFERAVLLQSLDTSWRDHLTALDYLRQGIHLRSYAQVQPKQEYKRESFEMFRQLLDHIRDEVTRVMMTVQVQSPEQVDQAAEAVNARNESVTNVTYSAPTETGEAAVTAAAPAAGAGAAAAAAAVARVGRNEPCPCGSGKKYKHCHGKLA, via the coding sequence ATGGGCACCAATTTCTTCACCAAACTCCTGGGCAGCCGCAACGACCGGCTGCTCAAGCAATACCGCAAGTCCGTTCGCCGCATCAATGCGATGGAGGCCGACTACGAGAAGCTGAGCGAACAGGAGCTGCGCGGCAAGACGCAGGAGTTCCGTGACCGTCTGGCCAAGGGAGAAACCCTGGACGACCTGTTGCCCGAAGCCTTTGCGGTGGTGCGCGAAGCATCCAAGCGCGTGATGAAGATGCGCCACTTCGACGTGCAGCTCATCGGCGGCATGGTGTTGCACTACGGCAAGATCGCCGAAATGCGCACTGGCGAGGGCAAGACGCTCACCGCGACGCTCGCGGTCTATCTGAATGCGCTGGCCGGCAAGGGCGTGCACGTGGTCACGGTGAACGACTACCTGGCCAGCCGCGACGCGCAGTGGATGGGGCGGCTGTACAACTACCTGGGCCTGACGGTGGGCATCAATCTGCCGCAGATGCCGCGCGAAGAGAAACAGGCCGCCTACAACGCCGACATCACCTACGGCACGAACAACGAATACGGTTTCGACTACCTGCGCGACAACATGGTCTACGAGGGACGCGACCGCGTGCAGCGGCCGCTGAACTACGCGATCGTCGACGAGGTGGACTCCATCCTGATCGACGAGGCGCGCACGCCGCTCATCATCAGCGGTCAGGCCGAGGACCAGACCGCCACTTATCTGGCGATGAACAAGGTGGTGCCGCTGCTCAAGCGCCAGGAGGGTGAGGCCAACGCGCGCACCGGCGAAGGCGTGATCACGCCGGGCGACTTCACGGTGGATGAAAAGCAGCGCCAGGTCACGCTGACCGAGCAGGGCTTTGAAAGCGCCGAGCGCATCCTCGCGAGCCAGGGCTTGATACCCGAAGGGCAGTCGCTCTATGCGGCGGCCAACATTTCGCTGGTACACCATTTGTACGCCGCGCTGCGCGCGCACCACCTCTTCAACCGCGACGAGCACTACGTGGTGCAGGACGGCGAGGTGATGATCGTCGACGAATTCACCGGCCGCCTGATGGCCGGTCGGCGCTGGAGCGAAGGCCTGCACCAGGCGGTGGAGGCCAAGGAAGGCGTGAATATCCAGGCCGAGAACCAGACGCTCGCCTCGATCACCTTCCAGAACTACTTTCGCCTCTACGCCAAGCTTTCGGGCATGACCGGCACGGCCGACACCGAGGCCTATGAATTCCAGGACATCTACGGCCTGGAAACCGTCATCATCCCGCCGAACAAACCGAGCCGGCGCGACGACCAGCTTGACCGCGTCTACAAGACCACGCGCGAGAAGTACGAGGCGGCGATCGCCGACATCCGCGAGTGCTACGAACGCGGCCAGCCGGTGCTGGTCGGCACCTCGTCCATCGAGAATTCGGAAATCATCGACGAGCTGCTGACCAAGGCCGGCTTGCCGCACCAGGTGCTCAACGCCAAGCAGCACGAGCGCGAGGCCGAGATCATTGCCCAGGCCGGGCACACCAAGTCGATCACCATCGCCACCAACATGGCAGGGCGCGGCACAGACATCGTGCTGGGCGGCAACATCGACAAGAGCATTGCGGCGCTGCAGGCCGACGAGTCGCTCTCGCAGTCCGAACGCGAGCGCAAGATCGAGGAGCTGCGCGCGCAGTGGAAGGCCGACAATGAGAAGGTGATGGCGCTGGGCGGTTTGCGCATCATCGCCACCGAGCGCCACGAATCGCGGCGCATCGACAACCAGTTGCGCGGACGCTCGGGCCGCCAGGGCGACCCCGGGTCTTCGCGTTTTTACCTCAGCCTGGACGATCCGCTCATGCGCATTTTCGCGGGCGACCGCGTCAAGGCCATCATGGAGCGCCTGAAGATGCCCGACGGCGAGGCGATCGAGGCGGGCATGGTCTCGCGCAGCATAGAAAGCGCCCAGCGCAAGGTGGAAGGGCGCAACTTCGACATGCGCAAGCAGCTGCTCGAATACGACGACGTCTCCAACGAACAGCGCAAGGTGATCTACCGCCAGCGCAACGAGATTCTGGACGCGGCCGACCTGTCGGACATGATCGCCGCCATGCGCGACGCCTGCATGAGCGACGTGGTGCGTCTGTACGTGCCCGCCGAGTCGGTGGAAGAGCAGTGGGACCTGCCGGGTCTGGAAAAAGACCTGGCCTCCAACTGGCAGCTGAACGTGCCGCTGGTGCAGCAGGTGCAGGCGTCCGAAGTGTTGTCCGACGAAGACATCGTCGAGCAGGTGGTGGACGCGGCGCGTGCCTCCTTCGAGGCCAAGGTGGCGTTGGTGGGCAAGGAGAACTTCCACCAGTTCGAGCGTGCGGTGTTGCTGCAAAGCCTGGACACGAGCTGGCGCGACCACCTCACCGCGCTCGACTACCTGCGCCAGGGCATACACCTGCGCAGCTACGCCCAGGTGCAGCCCAAGCAGGAATACAAGCGCGAATCCTTCGAGATGTTCCGCCAGTTGCTGGACCACATCCGCGACGAGGTCACGCGCGTGATGATGACGGTGCAGGTGCAGTCGCCCGAACAGGTCGATCAGGCGGCCGAAGCCGTCAACGCGCGCAACGAAAGCGTCACCAACGTCACCTACAGCGCGCCCACCGAAACCGGCGAGGCCGCGGTGACGGCTGCGGCGCCTGCGGCGGGAGCAGGGGCGGCAGCGGCGGCTGCGGCCGTCGCGCGTGTCGGTCGCAACGAGCCCTGCCCCTGCGGCAGCGGCAAGAAGTACAAGCATTGCCACGGCAAGCTGGCCTGA
- a CDS encoding M23 family metallopeptidase produces the protein MHLIITDLHATRSRVLKVGWMHALAAMAALILLGAALMWLTLQTDKLPAAVAERTATLWPAPDRVLERQERAARARLDAMARKVGEMQARLLQLESLDERVRGLAGLPPVKWEPVPGQGGILLDDRPLSMQEFDDMLNALARRTDARHDRMLTIESRLVDQQASTTLVPSMLPVAGRPVGSPFGTRIDPINGHVARHTGLDFPAPSGTAITAAAGGVVVTQEFHREYGNMLEISHGNGLVTRYAHASRVLVKKGDLVRQGQKIAEVGATGRVTGAHLHFEVLKDGAWQNPSSFLFAGKGKSPVQMVAGREHSVEPGQQ, from the coding sequence GTGCACCTGATCATTACCGATCTGCATGCGACCAGGAGTCGCGTCCTGAAGGTGGGCTGGATGCATGCGCTGGCCGCGATGGCGGCGCTGATCCTGCTGGGCGCGGCCCTGATGTGGCTGACGCTGCAAACCGACAAGCTGCCCGCCGCCGTGGCCGAGCGCACCGCGACGCTCTGGCCGGCGCCCGACCGCGTGCTCGAACGCCAGGAGCGCGCCGCCCGTGCGCGTCTGGATGCGATGGCGCGCAAGGTTGGCGAGATGCAGGCGCGCCTGCTGCAGCTCGAATCGCTGGACGAGCGCGTGCGCGGCCTCGCGGGACTGCCGCCGGTCAAATGGGAGCCGGTGCCGGGGCAGGGCGGCATCTTGCTGGACGACCGGCCGCTGAGCATGCAGGAGTTCGACGACATGCTGAACGCCCTGGCGCGGCGCACCGATGCACGGCATGACCGCATGCTGACCATCGAATCGCGCCTGGTGGACCAGCAGGCCAGCACCACGCTCGTACCATCCATGCTGCCGGTGGCCGGGCGCCCCGTGGGTTCGCCCTTTGGCACCCGTATCGACCCGATCAACGGCCACGTGGCGCGCCATACCGGGCTGGATTTCCCCGCTCCGTCCGGCACCGCGATTACCGCAGCCGCGGGCGGTGTGGTGGTCACGCAGGAATTTCATCGCGAGTACGGCAACATGCTGGAGATCAGCCACGGCAACGGTCTCGTCACGCGCTACGCCCACGCCTCCAGGGTGCTGGTCAAGAAGGGCGACCTGGTGCGCCAGGGGCAAAAAATTGCCGAGGTTGGCGCCACGGGCCGGGTGACGGGCGCACACCTGCATTTCGAGGTGCTCAAGGACGGCGCCTGGCAGAACCCGAGCAGCTTTCTGTTTGCCGGCAAGGGCAAGTCGCCGGTGCAGATGGTTGCCGGACGCGAACACAGTGTCGAGCCCGGGCAACAGTAA
- a CDS encoding DciA family protein: MQRRHYAITLEQASQEAPTLARLTALANESRERLQSLQALIPTPLHAQVQAGPIEGDTWCLLVRSNAAANKFRQLLPAFLAHLRSKGWEVSAIRLKIQPD; encoded by the coding sequence GTGCAGCGCCGCCACTACGCCATCACACTCGAACAGGCCAGCCAGGAAGCGCCGACGCTGGCCAGGCTGACGGCGCTGGCCAATGAATCGCGCGAGCGGCTGCAATCCCTGCAAGCGCTCATCCCCACACCGCTGCACGCACAGGTACAGGCCGGCCCGATCGAAGGCGACACCTGGTGCCTGCTGGTACGCAGCAACGCCGCCGCGAACAAGTTCCGCCAGCTGCTGCCCGCGTTTCTCGCGCATCTGCGCAGCAAAGGCTGGGAGGTTAGCGCGATCAGGTTGAAAATTCAACCCGACTGA
- a CDS encoding ClpXP protease specificity-enhancing factor: MSTDPTGVSTRPYLIRALHEWCSDNGLTPYVVVQVDDSVHVPQEYVSRGEIVLNISDEATSALQISNDFIVFKARFGGKPRDISVPIGRVSAIYARENGQGMAFPVQDGAAGLSAVPPEGAGPQEGREPAPALQSVKAPAPADSRPEPDGPDTPTPRRRKPALKRVK; the protein is encoded by the coding sequence ATGAGCACCGACCCCACGGGAGTTTCGACGCGCCCCTATCTGATACGGGCGCTGCATGAATGGTGTTCCGACAATGGGCTCACGCCCTATGTCGTGGTGCAGGTGGACGACAGCGTGCACGTGCCACAGGAGTACGTCTCCCGCGGGGAGATCGTGCTCAACATCAGCGACGAGGCCACGAGCGCGCTGCAGATTTCCAACGACTTCATCGTGTTCAAGGCGCGTTTCGGCGGCAAGCCGCGCGATATCTCGGTCCCGATCGGCAGGGTCAGCGCGATCTATGCGCGCGAGAACGGGCAGGGCATGGCGTTCCCGGTGCAGGACGGCGCCGCTGGCCTGTCCGCCGTGCCGCCAGAAGGCGCCGGGCCGCAAGAGGGACGCGAGCCGGCACCGGCCTTGCAGTCGGTCAAGGCGCCGGCGCCGGCAGACTCCAGGCCAGAGCCGGATGGCCCCGACACGCCCACGCCCCGGCGGCGCAAACCGGCGCTCAAGCGCGTCAAATAG
- a CDS encoding glutathione S-transferase N-terminal domain-containing protein, protein MMVLYSGTTCPFSHRCRFVLFEKGMDFEIRDVDLFNKPEDISVMNPYGQVPILVERDLILYESNIINEYIDERFPHPQLMPGDPVDRARVRLFLLNFEKELFVHVNTLESRATKGNEKALEKARGHIRDRLTQLAPIFLKNKYMLGDGFSMLDVAIAPLLWRLDYYGIELSRNAAPLLKYAERVFSRPAYIEALTPSEKVMRK, encoded by the coding sequence ATGATGGTGCTTTATTCGGGGACGACCTGCCCGTTCTCTCACCGTTGCCGTTTTGTCCTTTTTGAAAAGGGCATGGATTTCGAGATCCGGGATGTCGATCTGTTCAACAAACCCGAAGACATCAGCGTCATGAACCCGTATGGCCAGGTGCCCATCCTGGTCGAGCGCGACCTCATCCTGTACGAGTCCAACATCATCAACGAGTACATCGACGAGCGTTTTCCGCACCCCCAGCTCATGCCGGGCGACCCGGTCGACCGCGCGCGCGTGCGCCTGTTCCTGCTCAACTTCGAAAAAGAGCTGTTCGTGCACGTGAACACGCTGGAGTCGCGCGCTACCAAGGGCAACGAGAAGGCGCTGGAGAAGGCGCGCGGCCACATCCGCGACCGGCTCACGCAGCTGGCGCCCATCTTTCTGAAGAACAAGTACATGCTGGGCGACGGCTTTTCCATGCTCGACGTGGCGATCGCGCCGCTGCTGTGGCGCCTTGACTACTACGGCATCGAGCTCTCGCGCAACGCGGCGCCGCTGCTCAAGTACGCCGAGCGCGTGTTCTCGCGTCCGGCCTACATCGAGGCATTGACGCCTTCGGAAAAGGTCATGCGCAAATAA
- a CDS encoding cytochrome c1, with protein sequence MKKFIFALIASLGLVGGVQASGGGFPLDKAPVNVTDNVSLQRGARTFVNYCLSCHSAAFMRYNRLTDIGLTEQQIKDNLLITTDKVGETMKAAINPNEAKDWFGGNPPDLTVIARSRSGNGGTGADYLYTFLRTFYRDDTKATGWNNLVFPSVGMPHVLWQLQGERKALFDEIESHGEKVQQFKGWEQISAGTQSTVEFDQTVGDLVNYLQWMGEPAQNTRVRIGVWVLLFISVFILIAWRLNAAYWKDVK encoded by the coding sequence ATGAAAAAATTCATCTTTGCCCTGATTGCAAGCCTTGGCCTGGTGGGCGGCGTACAGGCCTCGGGCGGCGGCTTTCCGCTGGACAAGGCACCGGTCAACGTGACGGACAACGTCTCGCTGCAGCGCGGCGCGCGCACCTTCGTCAATTACTGCCTGAGCTGCCACTCTGCGGCCTTCATGCGCTACAACCGCCTGACCGACATCGGTCTGACCGAGCAGCAGATCAAGGACAACCTCCTGATCACTACCGACAAGGTGGGCGAGACCATGAAGGCGGCAATCAACCCGAACGAGGCCAAGGACTGGTTCGGCGGCAATCCGCCCGACCTCACCGTGATCGCGCGTTCGCGTTCGGGCAATGGCGGCACCGGTGCCGACTACCTCTACACCTTCCTGCGCACCTTCTACCGCGACGACACCAAGGCCACGGGCTGGAACAACCTGGTGTTCCCCAGCGTGGGCATGCCGCATGTGCTCTGGCAGTTGCAGGGTGAACGCAAGGCGCTGTTCGACGAGATCGAGAGCCACGGCGAGAAGGTGCAGCAGTTCAAGGGCTGGGAGCAGATCTCGGCCGGTACGCAGTCGACCGTCGAGTTCGACCAGACCGTGGGCGACCTGGTCAACTACCTGCAATGGATGGGCGAGCCCGCGCAAAACACCCGGGTGCGCATCGGCGTGTGGGTGCTGCTCTTCATTTCGGTCTTCATCCTGATCGCCTGGCGCCTGAACGCCGCGTACTGGAAGGACGTCAAGTAG